The sequence CTGGAAAAGCAAAGTCCTCGATAGGTGCTTTGACGTATGAAATGAAGGAATCACTTGTTATTTCCTGGGCTCTTTGTATCATATTTTCGGATATATCTACACCTACGACAGAACTCGCTTGCTGTTCACGTGCGTATCGACAATGCCAACCAAAACCACAACCTAAATCAAGTACCTCTTTACCTTTTAATTTCGGCAGTAGTTCTTTTAATATATGCCATTCTCCAGCGCCTTCAAGTCCTTTAACAGAACGTGGCATTTGTTCATACGCAGAGAAGAAAGCTGGATTATCATATTTATTCTGTTTCACTGTTCATGCATCTCCTCTTCATTAGAATAGGAATTCACCATTTTCCATTAACAGGACTTTCGTCCCACCTTCTTTGATACCTACTACGTTCATATCTTCGGTGCCAAAAGTCACATTGACTAACAGGAGGGAAGTATTGAGTCCTGCTTCCATCAACTCTTTTACCGACAGGTCGCTGCCATGTTGAAGGTTGGAAGGAGAGGCGTTTCCGATCCCAATATGGCAGGCCGTATTTTCATCAAATAAGGTGTTGTAAAAGAGCGTATCCGTCTGAGAAAGAGGGGAATCGTTGGAGACCAAAGCAATTTCACCTAGATAATGTGAACCTTCGTCTGTTTCGATGAGACTTTGTAACGCTTCTTGCCCTGTGGCGGCATCATAATCAGTAATCCGTCCCTCTTTAAAGGTTAAGTAAAAATCATCGATAACACTTCCCCATAGATTAGCGGTTTAGTGGCAACTAATTTGCCATTCACCTTATTTTTATGGGGAGCAGAAAATATTTCTTCCGTGGGAATGTTCGGAAAGAATGGTATTCCCATTTTGTCTGTAACACCCCCGCCGATATAGCAGTGATTCTTAGGCATGCCGATTAATAAATCCGTTCCTCGGCTATTTGTAAAATGCAGGGCTTCAAACTGGCTGTCGTTTAGAAACTTTTTCCGGGACTCGAAGGCTCTGTCATGAGCTTCCCAGTCTTTTATAGGATTTTCTCCGTCTGCCCGCGCTCCACGTAAAATTAATTGCCATAATGCTTGCAGCGCTTCTTCTTTACTTAAATCAGGAAATACGTTGGTTGCCCATGCGAAATACGGAACAGCTAGAAGACACCAGCGTACCTCGTGAGATCTAATCTTTGCATGATGAACCTTCAATTTGCTGCGGGAAGCCTTTTGAAATCGGCTTATCCGTTCTGTGGAAACATCCTTAAAGACATCTAAATTCTCAGAAATAATATGGATGTAAGCAGCACCCTCATCGTCCCACTCCTTAAAGCGAGCATTCTGCCAGTCAGGAACGTGATCGATGGCCTCCTCTGCTGCATGCAAATAAAATTCTTTGGTAGACTGTTCATCTGTCCAATCGATAACTACATTGGAGGCCCCCGCCTCATAGGCTGCCGTTTGAACGAGACGGGCAAACATTACATTTTTTATATCACTATGGATAATCACTAATTGATTCTTTTGCACATTGACACCAGCTCGTACAGCAAGTTCTGCATACTTTTTCAATTGTTCTTCGCTAACAAGTTCATCTATTTCTTTCATCATTACACATTTAACTCCTAACTTTATCCGGCCCTTGGCAACTTCGTCTGATTCTGTAATACTCTTTTCTTCAACCTTACTTGTCTTTAAAAAAGTTTATATATTCCTCTGTGCTACTCAACTTCACTAAAAGCGGATAGATAAGTAAAAGAATAGCAATCAGAACAGGCAATAAACAAAGCGCTGCTGTTAAGGATAAATCAAATATATTGGGTATGAAAATCATAAAAAAAGTAACAATGGCCGTTAAAAGACCACCTTTATTTTTTGACTTCTGCGTTTGATATTGCTTTTTTCCACATTATTGGCAAATCATCGCTGGGTTCAAGGTAGATGTCTTTTTAACTGTTTGTTTCCAACTCCATATATTATTGCAAATTTCGCAGGTAGGCATTTTTCACCTCTTCTTGTTCTATAAAATAACTCATATTCTGGAGCACCGATGTTCCGTTAAAGCGCCCTTTAATTGAAGCTTAAATGATCAACATGTTTGAGTCATCGAATTCCCAATTCGATCCGTAAGCAACCTCCCAATAATACCCATCAGGATCAATGAAATATCCTCCATACCCTCCCCATGAGAGTTTTTGCGGTTCCTTAACAACCTGGGCACCAATTTTTTTAACTGATTGAAGAATATCATCAACCTCCGTTTCAGATTTCGCATTATAAGCAAGAGTCATACCCGAGAAGCCTCCTTTTGATAATTCGGGAGGATTTTCCTCATTGATATCCTTTGCCAATTCTTCGATTGGAAATAACTCTAACTTTGATCCCTCATTATTAAAGAACACAATAACGGGTTTTTCCTCATCACCTGTGACCGATCCTTCAAAACCGATGTCGCGGTAAAATTTAAGTGATTTTCTAATATCTCTTACGCCTAAAGTAATGAGATTAATTCTATTCATACAGACATCCACTCCTTTAAGTATGCTCATTAGAAAAGAGTTCGACAAACAAATAAACTTTCCTTTTTTGGGTGCAAACTTTCTTTGATATTGATAATACTTTACAAGGAAAAGGGCGCCTCTTATTCCAGATAAGCACCCGTTTGATGAACTCTGATGGAAAGGCAATAAATATTATAACTCCACCACCAATCTGATATAATTAAATAAAGATGGTGATTGATATTGAAATCAACTTAGTGCCGTTACTATTGCACGCCTATCAGAGAAACACTGTCACAATCACACCATCCATATTGTTGCCTGATATCTCATAATGAAGTTTGGAAGGTACCTGAATGGTCATATTTTTATGAACAGCATAATAAGAGATCTGATATTTTTTCCCTTTCACACTAACAGAAATGACTTTTTCTTCTTTTAAGTAATCCAAATATTCTTCTAGAACGAAATTCTTTTCTTTCATAATCGCACTGTGCGGCAAACCAACATAGCGGATATGCCACGGTTCATATTGAATGCCAGTAATGTCCGTTTTATCCTCTGGATAGCGTAAAATGAACCCGTATTCCCAAGCATTTTCTTCTATCCACTCCCCTTCAGGTGCTTTAGCCATCGGTGTTTGAGTGTTTCCTACATCAAGCGATAAGCCCAAATTATGTTCGCTATATCCTGCTGGCAAAGCTGTACCAGAGCCCTTTTCTTGATAAAGCTGCCTTTGCTCATCAAAGTCCCGATAGCCACTGGTAATCCAGAAATTATCAACTCCACCTTTGTCTGCAGCAGCAACCAATTCCGAAAATTCACGTGCTATATCCTCTGACAAATACGTATCGTTATATAACAATCCGTATCCCTTTACCAATTCATTGTGCTTAAAAAGATTGACGACATCTGATTTAACACCTTCTTGGCGAACAGGATATTCACTATTGACTAAAAGCAGATTACCTTGATAGATTTGTTCTTCGATAACTTTAAGTTTTTGGATATTATCATAAGCACTTCTATCCTCTTCCTGATCATACCCTTGTACTTCTACGCTTGGTATATCTTCTCTTGATTCAAAAGAACCTCTATTTACGAAAACGACACACAAGCTCACTAGTAATAAAATTAAACATCCCCACTTCTTCATTATTTAGCTTCCTCCTATTTATTTCTCTTTGCTTAAAAGAATAGCGAAAACTTCTTAAAAAAAGAGTGGGGTAAATTTTAAATTTTTCTTAAATCAAGTATCTGAAGTTATTCTATCTTCATTATTTCGTTAAGTTTCACCTCTCTTTGGTAATCGAACTTCAAATACTGTCTGTAGTAGACTGCTTTGAGCAGTAATTGATCCACTGTGTTGCTCCACAATATTCTTCGCAATGAACAATCCAAGGCCAGTGCTATTTTTCTGTAGAGTTCTTGCTTTGTCTCCAGTATAGAACATATCAAAGAGATGTGGGAGTTCTTTCGGAGGAATACTATCTCCATAATTCACAACTTGTACAACCACTTCCCCCGACTCCATATAGCCGTTAACATCTACAAACTGACCATCGTATCCATGCCGAGCCGCATTGATCAAAAGATTCTCAAACACACGTGCTAGCAGCTCTCCGTCACCGGTAATAGGTAAGTTAGGAGTCATATTCATGCGAGCGATCAAATCATTTTTTGTGAAGACAGGATATAATTCTTCTTTCAATTGATTAAGAAGGTCACGTAAATTAATGTTATTTTGATCAATTGGCAGCATGCCGTAGTTCATTCTCGTTATTTCAAATAATTCATCAACAAGACCTTCTAAACGTTGAGATTTGGTAAAAGCAATTGTTAAAAAATGTTTAACTTGCTCATTCGTCAAATTTTCATCCTTAAGGATTAAATCCAAATAGCCTAATACAGAGGTGAGCGGTGTACGCAGATCATGAGCTAAATTGACAACTAACTGATCTTTACTGCTTTCCGAGAATTCCCCTTTTTCAGTTGCCTGTTTCAATTTTTCACTAGCTAAATTAATATCCTGCGCAATATCGCTGAATTCATCATCTGAAAGGATTTGAACACGGTGATTAAAGTCGCCTTGTGCAAGATGGTGAATTCCGGTAGAAATATTATTAAAATAGGTCACGTAGCGCTTCGTGAGTAAAAAGAAAAACAATATCGAAAGTGGGATAAATATTAGTAAAAAAAAGTTAATGTCTCCAATTTCTCTAATAATTTGACGGAAATTGGCTAATGGACTTTTATAATCAACAACCTTGTAATAAAAATATTGAAGAGTTTTATAAATGATATACGTGATAGAACCCGACAGAAGCATACTTAAGCCTAGTGTTATAATCATTTTGGAACGAAAACTTTTTGTGAATTTAACCATTGAATGAATACCCCACGCCCCACACAGTTTTAATCCATTTGTGTGTTCGTTTATCCTCTTTTAGCTTTTTTCTTATTGTACGAACATGGACCATAACGGTATTCCCATCCTCAAAATATGCTTCGTCCCACACCTGCTGAAAAATATTTTCCACACTGTAAACCTTCTTGGGATGACTGGCCAGCAGATACAAAATATCAAACTCTTTTGGCGTTAGCTCAATGTCCTCATCATATAGTGTAACCGTGCGTTGATCAGGGGAAATCACTAATCCGCCAAAATCCAGTTGCGTTTTATTATCCTTTTGGGGTTGATTAAGGTTTAGAAAGCGTCGCAATTGAGCATTTACTCGAGCAACCAATTCAATCGGGGTGAATGGTTTAGTCATATAATCATCTGCTCCAATTACCAGACCCTGTACTTTATCAAAATCAGAAGTTTTAGCACTCAAAAATATGATAGGCATATTATGCTGTTCGCGAATGCGACGGGCAACTTCATAACCATCCATTTTTGGCATCATAATATCCAAAATCAGCAATTCAATGACCTGATTCCCGACAATACGAACAGCCTCTTGTCCATTCGATGCTTTAAGACACTGGTACCCTTCTTTTTCCAAATGAAAAGCAATTAGATCAGCAATTTCCTCCTCATCATCAGCAATTAATATGGAAATATTCTTCATATTTACACCCCTAAATAAAGTGAGACTTCAATCAGTGGGGGGTTTGACCCCCATTGATTGCTAGCGAAACTTATCAGGAAGTTATCGTCCGTTTATCCCCCACTTAGCTTCTTATTTGTCTCTCGAATCTTAAAGTGGGGGTATTACGGACGGTTAGCGCCGTGATAAAGTTTCGTATACAGGTACTATTCCTTTTCTATTATAACTTTACTTTTTCCAAAAAAAAATGGACTTATTGTAGGGCTTAAATAAACACAGCTCTTCAACTAAACATCCCTTATCTTCATTACAAATCCTTAACCATATTATCGACAAATACCGTTTTTTTCTTCAAGTGCTAGCTTACAATATAGCCCAATGAATGCACGACGGGCGTACTTCGCATTCCATTTTTGCGCCCGTTAATTGAAGAGGAGGGGTTTCCCATTTATGTTATTGACCAGTAGCAAATGATTCTGTAAGTTCACTAACCTCTTTGCTTATTTCCTTATAACGAGTCCAATGTAAATTCGGTAAAAAAATTTCTGGACTTAAATATTTCTTTTTTGTTTTCTTCATTATTTCCTATGGCCCGCTTTCTTTTTTAATTCCATCTTACCGTTCGAGTTAATCCCTGGAAATGAGCCTTAGAAGTATCTTTCAACCCCTTCGTTAAAATCTTTCCCCCATTTCAGTGAACTGCTCTATAGTGACGAGTCCTTTAAACTCCTCTGATGTCGCCTCATTATATTGATATGTATTCGTCTTCATGCCAAAGTGCGATAAAATTCTCAGGATTTACTTTCATACCGTTTCCTCCTCATGTTCGTTCATATATCTATTTACGTACGAATCTCAAAATAGTTGCAAAATAATGATAAACGAACATATGATCGGTATATAATTAAGCTGTCCCCGTTTGTGACACAGCTCCACACCTTCTATCCTCTGACATTACAGTCCGAAACGGCATCGATTCTTGCATAAATACATACTATTGTTACTTAAATTCATCTAGCATCTTTCTCAACACTTCTGTACTTTCAGAAGAAACAATATAGCCCTCGCTTTCATGACCAATATACATCAAAGTACTTTCCTGCCCTTCATTTCCAAGTATAAGATGTAACCCGTGCGTCTCCCCGTTCTCATAACGTACCAATATGTCGTAGTCTGGTTGATTAGATACAGCTTGTGTTTGGCTGTTTGCATGTTTTATTACTTCTTCAAATTCCGACGTAAGCTCTCCCTGCTCGATTGTCGTAAAATAATGTTCATTCAAACCGCCATAGCCATCAGATTCTGAGATGGAGACCGAAGAAACATTATCTAATAATGTCATCTCCTCGTTGGCCGATTGACAGGAAACCAATGGTAAAAAACAAATAGATAAGAATAGAATCAGAGATAATTGTTTCAAGATGCTCCTCCTACCTTCATTTTATATTTTTAATTGGACTCTTCTGCAAAATGAGCCACTTATTCCATATAAGTCGCAATCGTTTAACAAAAAGGGGTTAATATAATCCCTTGACGCTTTGCATAATCATTGACCAGCTTTATTAATGTATTCTTATGTATGGATTTGGAATGATGAATCTCTCTTTTTCCATCTATTTCATATTCATCATAAATAATAAAGTTTAAGTGGTCCATCTTTTTTATAACAAATCGATTACCTTCATATTCTCCACACCTAATATTGAAAGAGTAGATAAAATCAATGATACCGTCATAAAATTCCTGATCCGATACTTCATCCTCCAAGAATGTTTGTATGAATGCTTGCATTTTTTATCTCCTTTCTCCATATCTTTTTTCTAATAAAGCGATCACTCTCTCTTTTACTGATTCCCATTCCGAGTCAATAATACTGTAAAATATATTATCATGAATAGAACCGCTCTCCTTGACTCTATGTTTACGAAAAGTTCCTTCTTTCACCGCCCCGATCCGTTCAAGCGCGTGTTGAGAACGTAAATTTTGTCCACTAACTGAAAATTGGACACGAATGACTTGCAGTTCTTCAAAACAATACTGCAGTAATAATAATTTACATTCGGTATTGACCTTGGTTTTCCAAACTGATGGTGAGAGCCACGTCCAGCCTATCTCCACATTACGATTACCAAAATCAATATCACCAATTCTAGTTGTTCCTATTACTTTGCCTGTCTGTTTGTCCTTAACAACAAAAGGTATTTGTTCCTTTTCCTTTTTCTTATTAACAGCATCCGTTACTATTCGTTCTAAATCATCTATTGTTCTAACGTTTCTCCAGGTATAATTCCATACTTCTGGACTTTTTAACGCTTCAAACAATACATCCTTATGCTTCCATTCAAGTGGCTCAAGAGAAATATATTTACCTTCCAGAACTATGTTAGTTTCCATTTTCATAGATTTTGTCTCCTTATCATATAACTTGCATTACCACCCGTTCTCATCATGCAGAAAAAAAGTTACGCACAGACTGAGGTAACCACAGCAGCCCAACCAATATGACATGAACAATATTAGTAACTATAATAATGCCATAGAACATCGGACCAGCTGTCCATGAAGCAAAACTCCCCAGTGTGGCGATCAACAGCACCAACGTTAATCCAACACGAGCCCATTTGCCACGACTGCGTATCATGACAGACAGCCAGATCGTCAATCCTATAAAAAGTGTGTGAATTCCTGCTACGAAAATACCTACTATAGGTACAGCAAATTCGATATCTTTGTTGGAAAGTGTGGGCTTGCTTTGAACGATCACAGTTCGTAGAAAATCAAGATTCATTATCATGATGGCAGGTATACTCGCATAAAGAAGTTCAAGCACGATTAATATGGGTAAGAACAGACGAAGTGGTGCGGGCATGAGAGTACTCCTTTTTTAGCTTATTATGGTAGAATAAAACTATCATTTCATAAAGTGAGACTTCAATCAGTGGGGGGTTTGACCCTCACTGATTGCTAGCGAAACTTATCAGGAAGTTATCGGCCGTTTATCCCCACTTAGCATCTTACTTATCTCTCCGAAACTTGAAGTGGGGGTATTACGGACGGTTAGCGCCGTGATAAATGACGGAGCGTGTTGCGAATGAATTATATATTTGTCCATGGACTTGGTCAAAATTGGTCGAGTTGGAATAGTACCACTGATCATTTGGATTTTGCTTCAAACGTGTACTGCCCAGATTTATTCTCTCTTCTAGGTACAGATGAGCCTACCTATCACAACTTGTATCAATCTTTTTACGCATATTGCGAAAATTTCCAAGACCCCATTAATTTATGCGGCCTTTCTTTAGGTGCCATTCTATCTCTACATTATGCGATCGATCGACCAGATAAAGTAAACTCACTGGTCTTAATTGCTGCACAATATAAAATGCCTAAGCTACTACTAACCATCCAAAACCTTATGTTTTATTTTATACCTAAATCTGTTTTCCTTAACATGGGGACTAATAAGCAGCAATTTATCGGATTAATCAAATCTATGAAACAATTGGATTTCACCAATAGATTAGCAGATATACAATGCGATTCCTTCATAATGTGTGGAGAAAAGGATTTCGCCAATAAACGCGCAGCAAAAAATTTAAGTCAAACGATCGAAGGTGCTCGTTTTGTCGTGGTAGAAGATGCGGGACACGAATTAAACACAGATAATCCTGGCAAGCTTGCGGAACTTGTTACTGAATTTTGGGGAACAGACTGTCATAAAAACTAGTGATTTTTCAATGCCCTTTCACACTGATGTTATTGTACGTGAAGGTCCTTATGATAATGTTTCTAATTATAAGAATCGATAACTTCTCCTTCCGTTGTTTGGACTTTTAATGGCTCAACTATTTGATCGACGCCTATTTGAATGTAGGGTATGTGATTACTTTCACCACCGTCAACTATTTCCAAAGTGATTTCAGTACTTCCTATCGTATCAACATTTTCCACTTCAACTTCTTTTCCTGTAAACGCTTTACCTAAATTAATGTGAATTTGTTTTTTACCTTCAGATATGGTGGAAACTTTATAGTAGCTCTCAAAAGATTGATTTTCACTAGATGTAAAGCCTTCATCAACCACCCAATAATTATCATCAGTGTATAAAACCAATCCTATAGTTGCAAAAAGAATCACCGGTGCTATGACTAAAATCCCTTTATCTTTCTTGTTCCATTGTTTATCACCTATTTTATTAACGATAAATGGGAGGACTACGGTTCCAATGACTGCTATAATTAGAATACCTGCTCCTAATATGCCGTAAGCCATTCCTTCAAATCCGCCAACTTTAATAAGCCCATAAGCTGTTACTCCTAGACAAGTTAAGAAGGTAACGATTGGTGCTAAATAGAATTTACCTTTTTTCTTAGACGCAATCAAAGTAAAAACAAAAATGATTAGTCCAAAAAACATTCCAAAGAAAATAATTACAAACAACATAGACACACCCCCGCGTTTGTTAGATGAAAAGTGTTACCAAACGGTCCATAAACAAAATAATAATCGCATCGATGATAAGAGAGATCACTTGCGCATGGGTATCTGACGTTCAAACGTCACACTTTTCTATTTTATAACGTTCAAATCCCTTGTTACTTTATAAACCACACTGCCGAAGGTAAACTTAACAGGATATATGGAAAGAATCACAGCAATAAACGCGATGAATGTCTTTATCCCTCCCGTTAGGTGTAAGAGATCGTTTATTAAATAATTAGCTAATTGAATAAGAGTAAATGCGATGCCTACTGACACAACAAATGCAAACAGGATTAGAAGCATTTGACGTATGGACATTTGTTTTATCTTCTGTATTTTTTTAATGCTGCCATCGTTAATGGAAAAAGAAACAGACGCCATCGGGATTAATAATAGGTACCAGCTGGAATAGCCAAACCCTATCCACGACACAGCCATTCCCAAAAGCAGGACCCAGCCGAATATATGAAAGATTTTTTTATTCACTTAACCACTCCCATAAACAAATGGATATTCAGTTCGTCCATTAATCAGTTACCGCGCCTAACGCTTTATAACATATAAGTGCCAACGAATAGACTAAATCCAGCTGCAAGAAAACAAAAAGCAGCAATTGCCCTATTCTTTTGGAAATTTTTTATTCCCAAAGCTAAAATCGTTA is a genomic window of Gracilibacillus salinarum containing:
- a CDS encoding disulfide bond formation protein DsbD; its protein translation is MNKKIFHIFGWVLLLGMAVSWIGFGYSSWYLLLIPMASVSFSINDGSIKKIQKIKQMSIRQMLLILFAFVVSVGIAFTLIQLANYLINDLLHLTGGIKTFIAFIAVILSIYPVKFTFGSVVYKVTRDLNVIK
- the vanR gene encoding vancomycin resistance response regulator transcription factor, VanR-F/VanR-M family translates to MKNISILIADDEEEIADLIAFHLEKEGYQCLKASNGQEAVRIVGNQVIELLILDIMMPKMDGYEVARRIREQHNMPIIFLSAKTSDFDKVQGLVIGADDYMTKPFTPIELVARVNAQLRRFLNLNQPQKDNKTQLDFGGLVISPDQRTVTLYDEDIELTPKEFDILYLLASHPKKVYSVENIFQQVWDEAYFEDGNTVMVHVRTIRKKLKEDKRTHKWIKTVWGVGYSFNG
- a CDS encoding VOC family protein, which translates into the protein MNRINLITLGVRDIRKSLKFYRDIGFEGSVTGDEEKPVIVFFNNEGSKLELFPIEELAKDINEENPPELSKGGFSGMTLAYNAKSETEVDDILQSVKKIGAQVVKEPQKLSWGGYGGYFIDPDGYYWEVAYGSNWEFDDSNMLII
- a CDS encoding sensor histidine kinase; amino-acid sequence: MVKFTKSFRSKMIITLGLSMLLSGSITYIIYKTLQYFYYKVVDYKSPLANFRQIIREIGDINFFLLIFIPLSILFFFLLTKRYVTYFNNISTGIHHLAQGDFNHRVQILSDDEFSDIAQDINLASEKLKQATEKGEFSESSKDQLVVNLAHDLRTPLTSVLGYLDLILKDENLTNEQVKHFLTIAFTKSQRLEGLVDELFEITRMNYGMLPIDQNNINLRDLLNQLKEELYPVFTKNDLIARMNMTPNLPITGDGELLARVFENLLINAARHGYDGQFVDVNGYMESGEVVVQVVNYGDSIPPKELPHLFDMFYTGDKARTLQKNSTGLGLFIAKNIVEQHSGSITAQSSLLQTVFEVRLPKRGET
- a CDS encoding GNAT family N-acetyltransferase, whose protein sequence is MKMETNIVLEGKYISLEPLEWKHKDVLFEALKSPEVWNYTWRNVRTIDDLERIVTDAVNKKKEKEQIPFVVKDKQTGKVIGTTRIGDIDFGNRNVEIGWTWLSPSVWKTKVNTECKLLLLQYCFEELQVIRVQFSVSGQNLRSQHALERIGAVKEGTFRKHRVKESGSIHDNIFYSIIDSEWESVKERVIALLEKRYGERR
- the vanY gene encoding VanY-A/VanY-F/VanY-M family D-Ala-D-Ala carboxypeptidase — encoded protein: MKKWGCLILLLVSLCVVFVNRGSFESREDIPSVEVQGYDQEEDRSAYDNIQKLKVIEEQIYQGNLLLVNSEYPVRQEGVKSDVVNLFKHNELVKGYGLLYNDTYLSEDIAREFSELVAAADKGGVDNFWITSGYRDFDEQRQLYQEKGSGTALPAGYSEHNLGLSLDVGNTQTPMAKAPEGEWIEENAWEYGFILRYPEDKTDITGIQYEPWHIRYVGLPHSAIMKEKNFVLEEYLDYLKEEKVISVSVKGKKYQISYYAVHKNMTIQVPSKLHYEISGNNMDGVIVTVFL
- a CDS encoding YesK-like family protein, with product MLFVIIFFGMFFGLIIFVFTLIASKKKGKFYLAPIVTFLTCLGVTAYGLIKVGGFEGMAYGILGAGILIIAVIGTVVLPFIVNKIGDKQWNKKDKGILVIAPVILFATIGLVLYTDDNYWVVDEGFTSSENQSFESYYKVSTISEGKKQIHINLGKAFTGKEVEVENVDTIGSTEITLEIVDGGESNHIPYIQIGVDQIVEPLKVQTTEGEVIDSYN
- a CDS encoding alpha/beta fold hydrolase; translation: MNYIFVHGLGQNWSSWNSTTDHLDFASNVYCPDLFSLLGTDEPTYHNLYQSFYAYCENFQDPINLCGLSLGAILSLHYAIDRPDKVNSLVLIAAQYKMPKLLLTIQNLMFYFIPKSVFLNMGTNKQQFIGLIKSMKQLDFTNRLADIQCDSFIMCGEKDFANKRAAKNLSQTIEGARFVVVEDAGHELNTDNPGKLAELVTEFWGTDCHKN